One region of Streptomyces davaonensis JCM 4913 genomic DNA includes:
- a CDS encoding SCO3933 family regulatory protein yields MRQIPVDTSAASVMVAKTPQPKVKDRRSGEIATDAETGATLMTVDVMFAANDEVEILSITVPEPGISGELVMGTPVALTGLIARPWENEFNGQKRHGIAFRAVAVTSLAAAASKPKAA; encoded by the coding sequence ATGCGTCAGATTCCCGTCGACACCTCCGCCGCCTCCGTGATGGTGGCCAAGACCCCGCAGCCCAAGGTCAAGGACCGCCGTTCCGGCGAGATCGCCACCGACGCCGAGACCGGTGCAACGCTCATGACCGTGGACGTGATGTTCGCGGCCAACGACGAGGTCGAGATCCTCTCCATCACCGTCCCCGAGCCGGGCATCTCCGGTGAGCTGGTCATGGGCACCCCGGTCGCGCTGACCGGTCTGATCGCCCGGCCGTGGGAGAACGAGTTCAACGGGCAGAAGCGGCACGGGATTGCGTTCCGCGCGGTCGCCGTGACCTCGCTCGCCGCTGCCGCGTCGAAGCCGAAGGCGGCCTGA
- a CDS encoding helix-turn-helix domain-containing protein, with the protein MANERLRAAISAKGETIQSLAQHVGVDPKSVERWITTNRTPHRGHRWKAASFLGVDEVYLWPSVEKQAETASTSELITYYPNRGAVPAALWSSLIEKATDQVEILVYAGLFLFDNHPDLPDQLAEKAKAGAQVRVLLGDPDSAMVQQRGEEEGIGSDLAARARITRRYLEPAMATPGVEVKLHDTILYNSIYRFDDDVLVNPHVLGAPAGQNPVLHFRYIPGARTFRHYMRSFDYTWERGRPA; encoded by the coding sequence ATGGCGAACGAGCGTCTGCGCGCAGCAATTTCGGCAAAGGGCGAGACCATCCAGTCCCTTGCTCAGCACGTCGGCGTGGATCCGAAGAGCGTGGAGCGCTGGATCACGACCAACCGCACACCGCACCGGGGACACCGCTGGAAGGCCGCGAGCTTCCTTGGAGTGGATGAGGTCTACCTCTGGCCCTCCGTCGAGAAGCAGGCTGAGACCGCGAGCACATCTGAGCTGATCACGTACTACCCGAACCGGGGTGCCGTACCGGCGGCGTTGTGGTCATCGCTCATTGAGAAGGCAACGGACCAGGTCGAGATCCTCGTTTACGCGGGGCTGTTCCTCTTCGACAACCATCCGGATCTGCCAGACCAGTTGGCCGAGAAGGCGAAGGCCGGGGCTCAGGTCCGCGTCCTGCTCGGCGATCCCGACTCGGCCATGGTCCAGCAGCGAGGGGAAGAGGAAGGCATCGGCAGCGATCTGGCGGCACGTGCCCGGATCACGCGGCGCTACCTCGAACCAGCGATGGCGACGCCCGGAGTTGAGGTCAAGCTGCATGACACGATCCTGTACAACTCGATCTATCGGTTCGACGACGACGTGTTGGTGAACCCGCATGTGCTCGGAGCTCCTGCCGGTCAGAACCCAGTTCTGCACTTCCGGTACATCCCTGGCGCCCGGACATTCCGGCACTACATGAGGAGCTTCGACTACACGTGGGAGCGCGGTCGACCTGCGTAA